From a single Nicotiana tabacum cultivar K326 chromosome 8, ASM71507v2, whole genome shotgun sequence genomic region:
- the LOC107787398 gene encoding SNW/SKI-interacting protein A-like yields the protein MASLKELLPAAKSATSTFYDHTNDPWFKNRFGATEAEKSAVIKATPVPSYLKRAGFKPSKLEDFGDGGAFPEIHYAQYPLDMGRKKDWKAGGKTLPVTVDEHGEVRYDAIVRQGENTKKIVYSQHKDLIPKFVKDEDEEEMDLDEKQKVIDETMQETKAALEKIVNVRLSAAQPKNVPTQSQDSKFIKYKPSQQSAAFNSGAKERIIRMVEMPVDPIEPPKFKHKRVPKASGSPPVPVMHSPPRPVTVKDQQDWKIPPCISNWKNPKGYTIPLDKRLAADGRGLQEVQINDNFAKLSEALYVAEQKAREAVAMRSKVQKEMIMKEKEKKEVELRELARKARSERTGVAPPAAAPVPSERDTMNVDDMSVDYERPRDHPKESREDREARLPRDKIREERRREREREKRLEAKDAAMGKKSKITRDRDRDVSEKVALGMASTGTSRGEVMYDQRLFNQEKGMDSGFATDDAYNVYDKGLFTAQPTLSTLYRPKKDVDSEIYGGSDEQLDKIMKTDRFKPDKAFAGTSERASTRDGPVQFEKQVEEADPFGLDQFLTEVKKGKKAMSSVGSGGTMRASAGTTRDGYETSSRTRIAFDKGR from the coding sequence ATGGCGTCTCTCAAGGAACTTCTCCCAGCAGCAAAATCAGCTACCAGTACATTTTATGACCATACAAATGACCCGTGGTTCAAGAATAGGTTCGGTGCAACTGAGGCAGAGAAATCTGCTGTTATCAAGGCAACTCCGGTGCCCTCTTATCTAAAACGGGCTGGTTTTAAGCCATCTAAGCTCGAGGATTTTGGGGATGGAGGAGCATTCCCTGAAATCCATTACGCTCAGTATCCACTCGATATGGGCAGAAAGAAAGACTGGAAAGCTGGGGGAAAGACTTTGCCTGTTACCGTGGACGAGCATGGTGAAGTAAGATATGATGCAATTGTGAGGCAGGGCGAAAACACAAAGAAAATTGTTTATTCTCAGCACAAGGATCTTATCCCGAAGTTTGTGAAGGACGAGGATGAAGAAGAGATGGATTTGGACGAGAAGCAGAAAGTAATCGATGAGACAATGCAGGAGACTAAGGCAGCACTTGAGAAGATTGTAAATGTGCGGTTGAGTGCTGCACAACCCAAAAATGTTCCCACACAATCTCAAGACTCCAAGTTTATTAAGTATAAGCCTTCCCAGCAATCGGCAGCTTTTAACTCGGGTGCAAAGGAGAGAATTATTAGGATGGTAGAGATGCCTGTGGACCCGATAGAGCCACCGAAGTTCAAACACAAAAGGGTTCCTAAGGCCTCTGGTTCTCCACCTGTGCCTGTTATGCATTCTCCTCCTCGTCCTGTTACAGTGAAGGACCAGCAGGATTGGAAAATTCCGCCTTGTATATCAAACTGGAAGAACCCCAAAGGTTACACGATCCCACTGGATAAGCGTCTTGCTGCTGATGGCAGGGGACTTCAAGAGGTCCAGATCAATGATAATTTTGCAAAACTATCAGAGGCTCTGTATGTTGCAGAACAGAAAGCCAGAGAAGCAGTTGCAATGCGGTCAAAGGTTCAGAAAGAGATGATCatgaaagagaaggaaaagaaagaagtgGAACTTCGGGAGTTGGCCCGCAAGGCAAGATCTGAGAGAACTGGTGTAGCACCCCCAGCTGCTGCACCTGTGCCTTCTGAGAGAGACACCATGAATGTTGATGATATGAGTGTGGATTATGAGCGTCCAAGAGATCACCCCAAAGAGTCAAGGGAAGACAGGGAGGCGAGATTACCGCGAGACAAGATACGTGAGGAGCGACGTcgggagagagagagggagaagaGATTGGAGGCAAAAGATGCTGCGATGGGTAAGAAGAGTAAGATCACCAGAGATAGAGACCGTGATGTCAGCGAAAAAGTGGCTCTTGGGATGGCTTCTACTGGCACATCAAGAGGAGAGGTCATGTATGACCAGAGATTGTTTAACCAGGAGAAAGGCATGGATTCTGGATTTGCAACTGATGATGCCTACAACGTCTATGACAAGGGCCTATTTACTGCTCAGCCCACTCTTTCTACTCTATACAGACCGAAGAAAGATGTTGATTCTGAAATTTATGGAGGTTCAGATGAGCAGCTGGACAAGATCATGAAGACAGATCGCTTTAAGCCTGACAAGGCATTTGCTGGAACATCCGAGAGGGCTAGTACAAGAGATGGACCTGTGCAATTTGAGAAGCAAGTTGAGGAAGCTGATCCATTTGGTTTGGACCAGTTCTTGACAGAGGTTAAGAAGGGAAAGAAAGCCATGTCGAGTGTTGGTAGTGGAGGCACCATGAGGGCCAGTGCTGGCACCACGCGAGATGGTTATGAAACGTCTAGCAGAACTCGTATTGCTTTCGATAAGGGCCGTTGA